Proteins co-encoded in one Sebastes umbrosus isolate fSebUmb1 chromosome 20, fSebUmb1.pri, whole genome shotgun sequence genomic window:
- the si:ch211-223p8.8 gene encoding dual specificity protein phosphatase 13A family protein: protein MSNLQDSSAPATPSVKDLVKVLYGGKRFGNHVDEVWPNLFIGDMSVANDRYSLWKLGITHVVNAAHGRMHCQGSHDFYGSTVDYYGVPADDSPSFDLSRYFFPSAEYIQSALDTAGARVFVHCAVGVSRSASLVLAYLMIHHHYSLLETINKVKEHRWIFPNTGFLKQLRALDMKLRKTS, encoded by the exons ATGAGTAATCTACAGGATAGTAGTGCTCCTGCCACTCCATCTGTGAAAGACTTGGTGAAGGTTTTGTATGGAGGGAAAAGGTTTGGTAACCATGTGGATGAAGTTTGGCCTAACCTATTCATTGGTGACAT GTCAGTGGCCAACGACCGCTACAGTCTGTGGAAGCTGGGAATCACTCATGTTGTGAATGCAGCTCATGGGAGGATGCACTGTCAGGGGAGTCATGACTTCTATGGCTCCACTGTGGATTATTATGGAGTGCCTGCAGATGACTCACCGTCCTTTGACCTCTCTCGCTATTTCTTTCCCTCTGCCGAGTATATTCAGAGTGCACTTGACACGGCTGGTG CTCGGGTGTTTGTCCACTGTGCGGTCGGAGTGAGCCGGTCTGCCTCCCTCGTCCTGGCCTACCTGATGATCCACCACCATTACTCCCTGCTAGAGACAATCAATAAGGTCAAAGAGCACAGATGGATTTTCCCAAACACAGGATTCCTCAAACAGCTCCGTGCTTTGGATATGAAACTACGCAAGACATCATGA